One segment of Enterobacter ludwigii DNA contains the following:
- the ispB gene encoding octaprenyl diphosphate synthase: MNLEKINELTAQDMAGVNAAILEQLNSDVQLINQLGYYIVSGGGKRIRPMIAILAARAVGYQGNAHVTIAALIEFIHTATLLHDDVVDESDMRRGKATANAAFGNAASVLVGDFIYTRAFQMMTSLGSLKVLEVMSEAVNVIAEGEVLQLMNVNDPDITEENYMRVIYSKTARLFEAAAQCSGILAGCSEAQEKGLQDYGRYLGTAFQLIDDLLDYSADGETLGKNVGDDLNEGKPTLPLLHAMRNGSADQAKMIREAIEQGNGRHLLEPVLETMAVCGSLDWTRQRAEEEADKAIAALQVIPDSPWRDALIGLAHIAVQRDR, encoded by the coding sequence ATGAATTTAGAAAAAATCAACGAGTTAACCGCGCAAGATATGGCGGGTGTGAATGCAGCAATCCTGGAGCAACTCAATTCTGACGTTCAGCTGATCAATCAGTTGGGCTATTACATCGTCAGCGGCGGCGGTAAACGCATTCGCCCGATGATTGCCATCCTGGCTGCCCGAGCCGTCGGCTATCAGGGAAATGCTCACGTCACGATCGCGGCACTGATCGAATTTATTCACACTGCGACGCTTCTTCATGATGATGTTGTGGATGAATCAGACATGCGCCGGGGTAAAGCCACCGCCAACGCCGCCTTTGGCAATGCTGCCAGCGTCCTGGTGGGGGATTTTATCTATACCCGTGCCTTCCAGATGATGACCAGCCTGGGTTCGCTGAAAGTGCTGGAGGTCATGTCTGAAGCCGTTAACGTGATTGCTGAAGGCGAAGTGCTTCAGCTGATGAACGTCAACGACCCTGACATCACCGAAGAAAACTACATGCGCGTGATTTACAGCAAAACTGCGCGCCTGTTTGAAGCGGCTGCACAGTGTTCCGGCATTCTGGCTGGCTGTAGCGAAGCCCAGGAAAAAGGGCTGCAGGACTATGGCCGTTATCTGGGTACCGCATTCCAGCTGATTGATGATTTGCTGGATTACAGTGCAGACGGCGAAACGCTCGGCAAAAACGTGGGTGATGACCTGAACGAAGGCAAACCGACGCTGCCGCTACTCCATGCGATGCGCAACGGGTCAGCCGACCAGGCGAAAATGATCCGTGAAGCGATCGAGCAGGGAAATGGTCGTCATCTTCTGGAACCCGTGCTGGAAACAATGGCCGTTTGCGGATCGCTGGACTGGACGCGTCAGCGTGCCGAAGAAGAGGCGGATAAAGCCATCGCTGCACTTCAGGTCATCCCGGACAGCCCATGGCGCGATGCGCTTATTGGTCTTGCCCATATCGCCGTTCAGCGCGACCGTTAA
- the sfsB gene encoding DNA-binding transcriptional regulator SfsB, with protein MDTKFIDWHTADIIAALRKKGTSLAAESRRHGLSSSTLANALTRPWPKGELIIATALDTHPWVIWPSRYHDPITHEFIDRSRMIRQRKVKKDPQE; from the coding sequence ATGGATACGAAATTTATCGACTGGCACACAGCAGATATCATTGCGGCACTGCGCAAAAAAGGCACATCACTGGCTGCGGAATCTCGCCGCCATGGCCTGAGTTCTTCAACCCTGGCAAATGCCCTGACGCGCCCCTGGCCGAAGGGAGAATTGATCATTGCGACGGCGCTGGATACGCATCCGTGGGTGATCTGGCCTTCGCGTTACCACGATCCCATTACCCATGAATTTATCGACAGATCGCGCATGATCCGCCAGAGGAAAGTGAAGAAAGACCCGCAGGAATAG
- the rplU gene encoding 50S ribosomal protein L21 has protein sequence MYAVFQSGGKQHRVSEGQTVRLEKLDIATGESVEFAEVLMIANGEEVKIGVPFVDGGVIKAEVVAHGRGEKVKIVKFRRRKHYRKQQGHRQWFTDVKITGISA, from the coding sequence ATGTACGCGGTTTTCCAAAGTGGTGGTAAACAACACCGAGTAAGCGAAGGTCAGACCGTTCGCCTGGAAAAGCTGGACATCGCAACTGGCGAATCTGTTGAGTTCGCAGAAGTTCTGATGATCGCAAACGGTGAAGAAGTCAAAATCGGCGTTCCTTTCGTTGATGGCGGCGTTATCAAAGCTGAAGTTGTTGCTCACGGTCGTGGCGAGAAAGTTAAAATCGTTAAGTTTCGTCGTCGTAAACACTACCGTAAGCAGCAGGGCCACCGTCAGTGGTTCACTGATGTGAAAATTACTGGCATCAGCGCCTAA